Proteins from a single region of Pseudomonas ekonensis:
- the tolB gene encoding Tol-Pal system beta propeller repeat protein TolB, translating to MAGIAMADEKNILVTSGSDRATPIAVVPFGFQGGAVLPDDMAEIIGNDLRNSGYYSPIPKQNMISQPSQPSEIIFRDWKAVGAQYMMVGSIVPAGGRLQVQWALFNVATEQKVADGSVSGTTEQLRDMAHYISDQSFEKLTGIKGAFSTRLLYVTAERFSEKNTRYTLQRSDYDGARAVTLLQSREPILSPRFAPDGKRIAYVSFEQKRPRIFVQNIDTGRREQITNFEGLNGAPAWSPDGNRLAFVLSKDGNPDIYVMNLGSRQITRVTAGPGINTEPYWGKDGSTIYFTSDRGGKPQIYKTSAGGGGAERVTFVGNYNANPKLSADEKTLVMIHRQDGFTNFKVAAQDLQRGSVKILTDSTLDESPTVAPNGTMVIYATRQQGRGVLMLVSINGRVRLPLPTAQGEVREPSWSPYLN from the coding sequence ATGGCAGGGATCGCGATGGCGGATGAAAAGAACATTCTGGTCACCAGCGGCAGCGATCGGGCGACCCCGATCGCCGTCGTGCCGTTCGGTTTCCAGGGCGGTGCCGTCCTTCCGGACGACATGGCTGAAATCATTGGTAACGATTTGCGCAACTCGGGCTATTACTCGCCGATTCCGAAGCAAAACATGATCAGCCAGCCGAGCCAGCCGAGCGAAATCATCTTCCGTGACTGGAAGGCGGTGGGCGCCCAGTACATGATGGTCGGCAGCATCGTTCCGGCGGGCGGTCGCCTGCAGGTGCAATGGGCGCTGTTCAACGTCGCCACCGAGCAGAAAGTGGCCGACGGCAGCGTTTCCGGCACCACCGAGCAGCTGCGCGACATGGCGCACTACATCTCCGACCAGTCGTTCGAGAAGCTCACCGGCATCAAGGGTGCGTTTTCGACCCGTCTGCTGTACGTGACGGCCGAACGCTTCTCCGAGAAGAACACCCGTTACACCCTGCAGCGTTCGGACTACGACGGCGCCCGCGCCGTGACCCTGCTGCAATCGCGCGAGCCGATCCTGTCGCCGCGTTTCGCCCCGGACGGCAAGCGCATCGCCTACGTGTCGTTCGAGCAGAAGCGTCCGCGGATCTTCGTGCAGAACATCGACACCGGTCGCCGCGAGCAGATCACCAACTTCGAAGGCCTGAACGGCGCGCCGGCCTGGTCGCCTGACGGCAATCGCCTGGCGTTCGTGCTGTCCAAGGACGGCAACCCGGACATCTACGTGATGAACCTCGGTTCGCGCCAGATCACCCGCGTGACCGCAGGTCCCGGCATCAACACCGAACCGTACTGGGGCAAGGATGGCTCGACCATTTACTTCACCTCCGACCGTGGCGGCAAGCCGCAGATCTACAAGACCAGCGCCGGTGGCGGCGGTGCCGAGCGCGTGACGTTCGTGGGCAACTACAACGCCAACCCGAAACTGTCGGCCGACGAAAAGACCCTGGTGATGATCCATCGTCAGGACGGTTTCACCAATTTCAAAGTGGCGGCCCAGGATCTTCAGCGCGGAAGCGTAAAAATCCTCACTGATAGCACTCTGGACGAGTCGCCTACTGTTGCGCCCAACGGCACCATGGTAATCTACGCCACCCGCCAGCAGGGCCGGGGAGTCTTGATGCTCGTGTCCATTAACGGACGCGTGAGGCTCCCGCTTCCTACCGCTCAAGGCGAAGTCAGAGAACCGTCCTGGTCCCCTTACCTGAACTGA
- the pal gene encoding peptidoglycan-associated lipoprotein Pal, giving the protein MEMLKFGKFAALALAMAVAVGCSSKGGDNAGEGAVDPNAGYGANTGAVDGSLSEEAALRAITTFYFEYDSSDLKPEAMRALDVHAKDLKANGARVVLEGNTDERGTREYNMALGERRAKAVQRYLVLQGVSPAQLELVSYGEERPVATGNDEQSWAQNRRVELRK; this is encoded by the coding sequence ATGGAAATGCTGAAGTTTGGTAAATTTGCTGCGCTGGCTCTGGCCATGGCTGTAGCTGTAGGTTGCTCGTCCAAGGGCGGCGACAACGCCGGTGAAGGCGCTGTCGATCCAAACGCTGGCTACGGTGCAAACACCGGCGCCGTTGACGGTTCCCTGAGCGAAGAAGCTGCTCTGCGCGCAATCACCACCTTCTACTTCGAATACGACAGCTCGGACCTGAAGCCAGAAGCCATGCGCGCTCTGGACGTTCACGCCAAAGACCTGAAAGCAAACGGCGCTCGCGTTGTTCTGGAAGGCAACACCGACGAACGTGGTACTCGTGAGTACAACATGGCACTGGGCGAGCGTCGTGCGAAAGCCGTTCAGCGCTACCTGGTACTGCAAGGTGTTTCCCCAGCTCAGCTGGAACTGGTTTCCTACGGCGAAGAGCGTCCAGTTGCCACCGGCAACGACGAGCAGTCCTGGGCTCAAAACCGTCGCGTCGAACTGCGTAAGTAA
- the ybgF gene encoding tol-pal system protein YbgF gives MRTCRRAVTVLALSLAPLAAWAAVPVVDDNSGYNSSGSSYPPAGYGTNGAYAGGAATAPASAQGMLFNQLQQMQDQISRQQGVIEELQNQVARMKQESLERYQDLDRRIGSGGAPAATPENSSAGGDASAAAGAATGAGAAAQAPAASSEPGDPAKEKLYYDAAFDLIKAKDFDKASQAFAAFLRKYPNSQYAGNAQYWLGEVNLAKGDLQGAGQAFAKVSQLYPKHAKVPDSLYKLADVERRLGHTDKVKGILQQVVAQYPGTSAAQLAQRDLQRM, from the coding sequence ATGCGAACGTGCCGTCGTGCTGTAACTGTCCTGGCTCTCAGCCTCGCGCCGCTTGCGGCGTGGGCTGCGGTTCCTGTGGTCGATGACAACTCCGGTTACAACAGTAGCGGGAGCAGTTATCCGCCTGCGGGTTACGGTACGAACGGCGCCTATGCCGGGGGAGCGGCTACGGCCCCTGCCTCGGCACAAGGCATGCTGTTCAACCAACTGCAACAGATGCAGGATCAGATTTCGCGCCAGCAAGGCGTGATCGAAGAACTGCAGAATCAGGTTGCGCGCATGAAGCAGGAATCCCTGGAGCGATACCAGGATCTTGATCGGCGCATAGGATCCGGCGGTGCACCTGCCGCGACTCCTGAGAATTCTTCCGCCGGCGGCGATGCAAGTGCCGCCGCCGGTGCTGCCACGGGTGCCGGGGCCGCTGCCCAGGCGCCTGCGGCCAGCAGCGAACCCGGTGATCCGGCCAAGGAAAAGCTGTATTACGATGCCGCTTTCGACCTGATCAAGGCCAAGGACTTCGACAAGGCCAGCCAGGCCTTCGCCGCATTCCTGCGCAAGTACCCGAACAGCCAGTACGCGGGCAACGCCCAGTACTGGCTGGGTGAAGTGAACCTGGCGAAGGGCGACCTGCAAGGCGCAGGTCAGGCGTTCGCCAAGGTTTCGCAGCTGTACCCCAAGCACGCCAAAGTGCCGGACTCGCTGTACAAGCTGGCTGACGTGGAGCGCCGACTGGGTCACACCGACAAGGTCAAAGGCATTCTGCAGCAGGTGGTGGCCCAATACCCGGGCACGTCCGCCGCTCAGCTGGCCCAACGCGATCTGCAGCGCATGTAA
- the queE gene encoding 7-carboxy-7-deazaguanine synthase QueE: protein MQDTLRITEVFYSLQGETRTAGLPTVFVRLTGCPLRCQYCDSAYAFSGGTLRTLDDIAEQVAGFRPRYVCVTGGEPLAQPNAIPLLKRLYDEGYEVSLETSGALDISAVDPRVSRVLDLKTPGSKEAHRNRYENIELLTPNDQVKFVICSREDYDWAVSKLIQYGLDRRAGEVLFSPSHHDLSARDLADWIVADNLPVRLQLQLHKYLWNDEPGR from the coding sequence ATGCAAGACACATTGAGAATCACCGAAGTTTTCTACTCGTTGCAGGGGGAAACGCGGACTGCCGGGCTGCCCACGGTTTTCGTGCGCCTGACCGGATGCCCTCTGCGTTGCCAGTACTGCGACAGCGCCTACGCCTTCAGCGGCGGCACCCTGCGCACCCTCGACGACATCGCCGAGCAGGTGGCCGGTTTCCGTCCGCGCTATGTCTGCGTGACGGGCGGCGAACCCCTGGCGCAGCCCAATGCCATTCCTTTGCTCAAGCGATTGTATGACGAAGGTTACGAGGTCTCGCTGGAAACCAGCGGCGCCCTCGACATTTCGGCCGTCGATCCGCGGGTCAGCCGTGTGCTGGACCTGAAGACGCCGGGCTCGAAAGAGGCCCACCGCAACCGCTACGAAAACATCGAACTGCTGACGCCCAACGACCAGGTGAAATTCGTCATCTGTTCGCGGGAGGACTACGACTGGGCGGTCTCCAAGCTGATCCAGTACGGCCTTGACCGTCGTGCCGGCGAAGTGCTGTTCTCCCCCAGCCACCATGACCTGAGCGCGCGGGATCTGGCGGACTGGATCGTGGCGGACAACCTGCCGGTGCGCCTGCAGTTGCAGTTGCACAAATATCTATGGAACGACGAGCCGGGGCGCTGA
- the queC gene encoding 7-cyano-7-deazaguanine synthase QueC yields the protein MTEQLNTTEKRAVILLSGGLDSATVVAMARAEGYNCYTMSFDYGQRSHAELHAAARVARDLGVIEHKVIGLNLNGMGGSALTDSSIDIPEELGEGIPVTYVPARNTVFLSLALGWAEVLGARDIFIGVNAVDYSGYPDCRPEFIESFERMANLATKAGVEGNGFRIQAPLQNLSKAQIVQAGVKLGVNYGLTVSCYQADDEGRACGKCDSCRLRADGFAAAGISDPTPYF from the coding sequence ATGACTGAACAACTGAACACCACTGAAAAACGCGCGGTCATCCTGCTGTCGGGTGGCCTGGATTCCGCGACCGTCGTGGCGATGGCTCGTGCAGAGGGCTACAACTGCTACACCATGAGCTTCGACTACGGTCAGCGCTCCCACGCCGAATTGCATGCTGCCGCTCGGGTGGCTCGTGATCTGGGCGTGATCGAGCATAAGGTGATCGGTCTGAACCTGAACGGCATGGGCGGTTCGGCCCTGACCGACAGCAGCATCGACATTCCAGAGGAGCTGGGCGAGGGCATTCCGGTGACTTACGTGCCGGCGCGCAACACCGTGTTCCTGTCGTTGGCGTTGGGGTGGGCGGAAGTGCTCGGGGCCCGGGACATCTTCATCGGCGTCAACGCGGTGGACTATTCCGGTTACCCGGACTGCCGTCCCGAGTTCATCGAATCGTTCGAGCGCATGGCCAATCTCGCGACCAAGGCTGGCGTGGAAGGCAACGGGTTCCGCATCCAGGCCCCGCTGCAGAACTTGAGCAAGGCACAGATCGTTCAGGCAGGCGTGAAGCTGGGCGTGAACTACGGGCTGACCGTTTCCTGCTATCAGGCTGACGATGAGGGCCGCGCCTGCGGCAAATGCGACAGCTGCCGGTTGCGTGCGGACGGCTTCGCGGCGGCCGGAATCAGCGACCCGACACCTTATTTTTGA